GGCGGAGAAGGCATTTCGTCCGTCGCCGTTGCCGTTTCCAGTGATGCACGTCGACACCGGACACAACTTTCCCGAAGTCATCGAATTCCGGGACCGCCGCGTCACCGGGGCAGGGCACAAGCTGATCGTCGCCTCGGTACAGGAATCCATCGACAACGGCCGGGTGCCCGACCCGGGCCCGACCGCCTCACGCAACCGCGCCCAGACCCGCACCCTGCTCGACGCCCTGGAGGCCGGGGGTTTCGACGCCGCGTTCGGCGGCGCCCGCCGCGACGAGGAACGCGCCCGCGCCAAGGAACGGATTCTGAGCTTCCGCGACGAGTTCGGCCAGTGGGACCCGCGCGCCCAACGGCCCGAGCCGTGGACGCTGTACAACGGGCGGATCAAGAAGGGCGAGCAGGTCCGGGTGTTCCCGCTCAGCAACTGGACCGAACTCGACGTCTGGCGTTACATCGAGTTGGAAGACCTGGAGATTCCGTCGATTTACTACGCGCACGAACGCGAGGTGTTCGAGCGCGACGGGATCCTGTTGGCGGTGTCGGAGTACGCCGGCCCGCAGGACGGCGAAACAGCCGCCGTGGAATGGGTGCGCTACCGCACCGTCGGCGACCTGACCATCACCGGGGCGGTGCGCTCCCAAGCCACCGACATCACCGGTGTCATCACCGAGATATCGGCGGCAACGGTGTCCGAGCGTGGCGAGACCCGCGCCGACGACCGCACGTCGGCCGCCGCGATGGAAGACCGTAAGCGAGAAGGGTATTTCTGATGGCTGTCTCCGAAAAAGTCGAGAAGACCGAGAAAATCCTTCATCCCAGGGGCGTCACCCGCCAGCTGCTGCGCATCACCACCGCCGGCTCCGTGGACGACGGCAAGAGCACCCTGATCGGCCGGCTGATGCACGACACGGACAGCCTGCCGCTGGATCATCTGGAAGCGGTCACCGACGAGGAGGGTGTCGCCGATCTGGCGGCCCTGTCCGACGGCCTGCGTGCCGAACGCGAACAGGGCATCACCATCGACGTCGCCTACCGGTTCTTCTCCACCGAGACGCGCAGCTACATCCTGGCCGACACGCCCGGCCACGAACGCTATACCCGCAACATGTTCACCGGCGCCTCCAATGCCCACGTCGCCATCCTGCTGGTCGACGCGCGCGCCGGGGTGCTGCGCCAGACCCGCAGGCATGCCCGGATCGCAAAACTGTTGGGCATCAAGCACTTCGTCGCCACCGTCAACAAGATCGACCTGATCGACTTCGACCAGTCCGGCTTCGACAGGGTGGCCGAGGAACTCGCCCAGATGGCGGCACGGCTGGGCGACGTGGACATCACGGTCATCCCGATCGCGGCCAAGCACGGCGACAACGTCGTGCACCGTTCCGAGCGCACGCCGTGGTACACCGGCCCGACCCTGTTGGAGTACCTGGAGAACGTGGAACTCGCTGCGCCGCAGGCCGAGGCGTCGCGGTTGCGGCTGCCGGTGCAATGGGTGTCGCGACCGACGGACCATCAGCGCCGCCGCTACACCGGGCGGCTGGCCGCCGGAACACTGCGTGTCGGCGATCCGGTGGTATCGCTGCCCGCCGGCACCCGCTCGACGGTGACCTTGCTGGACACCCTCGACGACAACCGAACGACAGGTGTTGCACCGCTGTCGGTTTCGATCGAGTTGGCCGACGACATCGACGTGGGACGTGGCGACGTGTTCGTCAGCGGAGCCGACGAGGCCGTTGCGCCGGTACTGGCCCGCGAACTCGACGCGCATGTGTGCTGGTTCGTCGACAAACCGCTGCGGGCCGGCGACCGGCTGGCCCTCAAACAGACCGCCAAGACCGTGCGCGCCACCGTGCAGGAGCTGCACTCACGGCTGGACCCGGAAACGCTCGACGAGCTCGATCAGCCGGTTGAGTTGACACTCAACGACATCGGCACCGTCACGCTGCGCACCAGCTCCGTCGTCGTCGCCGACAGCTACGAAGACAACCGGGACACCGGCGCATTCATCCTGATCGACGAAACCACCAACGACACCGTCGGCGCGGGCACCATCATCGAGCCGCGGGAGGTCAAACCGGGCGTACAGCAGCGCACCGACATCCGTTGGCATCCATCGGCATTGGATCGCAAGCACCGCTGGACGGCCACCGGGCAGTCGGGCGCGACCATCTGGTTCACCGGCCTGCCGGCGTCCGGCAAGTCCACCGTCGCGGTGGCCGTGGAGCGCGCATTGGTCGAATCGGGCCGGGTCGCCTACCTGCTCGACGGTGACAATCTGCGCCACGGCCTCTCCGACGACCTCGGCTTCTCCCCCGGCGACCGTGCCGAGAACATCAGGCGGGTGGGGCATTTGGCGCGCCTGCTGGCCGACGCGGGTGTGGTGGCGCTGGCCTCGCTGGTCTCGCCGCTGAAGTCCGACCGCGAGACCGCCCGGGCGCTCAGCGAAGCCGCCAAGCTGCCCTTCATCGAGGTGCACGTCGCGACGTCGTTGGCAGAATGCGAAAAGCGCGACCCCAAGGGGCTTTACGCCCGGGCGCGCAGCGGCGAGCTCAAAGGCCTGACCGGTGTGGACGCGCCCTACGAGGCGCCGGAGAGCCCCGACCTGGTGCTCGACACCACCGGAGCCGACATCGACGAACTCGCCGCGCAGGTGATCCGGCTGCTCGACGAGCGCAGCCCACGGCACTAAACTCACCGCGATCAGATCCATTGGCCGGCAAGGCCAGCGACGCGACAATTTCCGGAATGAGCAGCACAACGCCGCGGGGTGGCCGCGGCCTGGAGCGCCTCGGCTCGATCTCGATCGACTGGTGGGCGACGATACTGGCCGGGGTGATCGCCGTGCTGGCGATCACCGACATCCTGCCCCGCATCCCGTGGTGACCCCGTGAGCACCGTTCGGGTCGAGCCCGAAGACGTTCGCACCGATGCGCGTGGTCTACGGCCGCTGGACTACCTGCCCGGGCTGTTGCTGCTGACCGCCGTCGGCGTGCTGGGCAAGTACGCCCAGATCTGGTGGAACACCCTGGCCCGTCGACAGCACTGGACGGTGCCCGACATCGAGTACGTGCTGTGGGCGATCCTGATCGGGCTGCTGATCGCCAACACCGTCGGTCTGCACCGGTGGTTTCGGCCCGGAGTGGGGACTTACGAATTCTGGCTGAAGATCGGGATCGTGCTGCTGGGTTCGCGGTTCGTGCTCGGCGACATCGCCAAGCTCGGGGGCGCCAGCCTGGTGCAGATTCTGGTCGACATGGTGATCGCGGGGACCGTCATCCTGGCGGCCGCTCGAGCGTTCGGGTTGTCGGGCAAGCTGGGCTCGTTGCTGGCGATCGGCACGTCGATCTGTGGCGTGTCGGCCATCGTCGCCGCCAAAGGTGCCATCCGGGCCCGTAATTCGGAGGTGAGTTACGCGATCGCGGCGATCCTGGCGCTGGGCGCGGTAGCGCTGTTCACGCTGCCGCCACTGGGTCATGCGATCGGGCTCACCGACAACGAATTCGGTTTGTGGGCCGGTCTTTCGGTGGACAACACCGCCGAGACCACCGCCACCGGCTACCTGTACTCCGACCACGCCGGCAAGATCGCGGTGCTGGTCAAGTCGACCCGCAACGCTTTGATCGGTTTCGTGGTGCTGGGTTTCGCGGTGTTCTGGGCCGCCCGCGGTGAAGCCGACGAGATAGCGCCCGGCGTTGCCGCCAAGGTCGCGTTCATCTGGGACAAGTTCCCCAAGTTCGTGCTGGGCTTCCTGGCCGTGTCGGCGATCGCGACGGCCGGCTGGCTGACCAAGGGGCAGACCGCCAACCTCGCCAACGTGTCGAAATGGGCGTTCCTGCTCACCTTCGCCGGCGTGGGACTCAACACCGACATCCGCCAGATCACCCGAACCGGTTGGCGTCCTTTGGTTGTCGCCGTCGTCGGGTTGGTCGTCGTAGCGCTGGTCTCGCTGGGACTGGTGCTGCTCACCTCGCGCGTACTGCACTGGGGTGTGGGCAGTTAACCCAGCGTCACTGCTGGGCTGCGGCTGGGTGCGCCACGATACCGTCGCCGATTGCGGTCAATCGGGTCGGTCGTCACCGGGTTCGTCCATGCCGGTTTCGTACAGGATTTTCTCGGGGTGGTGGTATCGGTTGGTGCGACGCTGGCCGTGATCGAGGTGTGGTGGTGGGATCCATTCCACCTCGCCGTGAGCGTTGAGCTGGGTGGTCCAGCCTTGTTCGGCCAGCGGGTGGTGTTGCCCGCAGCCCCAGGCCAGGCCGTTGACGTCGGTCTCACCGGTGAGCGCATACGGGATCAGGTGGTGGACTTCGCATTTGTACCCTTTGACCGGGCAGCCGGGAAAGGTGCAGCCCCGCTGGCCGGCATAGAGCACCAGCCGTTGCGCGGGGCTGGCCAGGCGTTTGGTGTGATACAGCGCCAACGCTTTTCCCTGGTCGAAGATCGCCAGGTAGTGGTGGGCATGGCGGGCCAGGCGGATGACATCGGACATCGGCAGGATGGTGCCGCCGCCGGTCAATCCGCGCCCGGCCGCCGCTTCGAGTTCCTTCAAGGTGGTGGTGACGATGATGCTGGCGGGTAACCCGTTGTGCTGGCCCAAGGTCTGCGACATCAGCACCGCGCGTCCGGCGGCCAACAGTGCATCGTGAAACCGCTGGTCGGCCGAGCGCATATCGCGCCGCGCCGCCTCGGGTGAGGGTGCGGCGTCGACGGCGGGGTGCTCGTCGTCGCGGTTGCACTGGCCCGGAGCACCCAGCTTCGCGTCGATGGCTTCGAGCACCGCGCGCAGTTCGGGGTCGACGTAGCCGCTGATCGCCGACATCCGGTCCGCGCCTTGGCGGCCCAGCCGGATACCGCGCTTGCGGGCGCGGGCTTGATCGTCGGTGGGTTCGGGGCCGTCCTGGTTGAGCAGGTCGAACAGGGCGCGGGCATCCTCGCGCAGCTCATCGGGACGACACTCGCCCGCGAGCTTGGCGAGCTGCTTTTCGGCTTCGGCGCGCACCTCGGGCTGGATCGAGGCGGGCAACTCGGCCAAAAAGCTGCGGATCACGCTGAGGTGCTCGTCGTTGATCCGGCCGCGGGCGCGGGCCTGCGCGGTGTGGGGCAGCAACGGCGGCAACGGCTCGCCGGTCAACGCCTGGCGCGGGCCGAGGTCGGCGGCCGCCTTGATGCGCTGACCGGCCTGGGTGGGGCTGATGTGCAGGCGGTCGGCGATCACCGTGCGTAGCCTGCCGCCGATGTCGGCGCTGCTGCAGCGGGCATCGAGATGGTTGATCAGTTCGCACTCGGGGACTCGCGCCAGACGCGCAATCTGTTCGGCGGTTTCCAGCATCCCCAGCCATTCGGTGCCCGTCAGCGCACCAAAGGTCAACTCCGACCACCGTTTTGCATACGCGCGCAGCCCATCGACCACCTCGGTGATCTCCTCACGACTGCTGCACTGCATACCCGAAGACTACGAACCGGCACCGACAACTAGTCGCCCAGAATCCAGCCAATACAGACCATTTCACTCACAGCGAAACAATCCGCAACCCTAGCCGTCGCCGGCCGGTGTCAAGGCGCGCAACCGCTTCAGGGCGAGCCGGCCGAACTGGCGCGACACCGTCTGCGACCACCGGTCCACGTACCACGCGGCCTTCCACCAGCTGGGCACGATGATGACCCCGTCACCGCGCAGCACCGCACGCAGGGCACGCGCGGCGAACTCCTCCGGGGCCATCGGCCGCATCGGCTCCCAATACTTAAGGATCTGTTCGTCGCTGACGCCGGCGAAACGGCCGTACTTACCCATGGTGAGAATCGGAGTCCGAACTGCGCCCGGACACAGCACCGACACCCGCACGCCGTGACGCGCGGCCTCGAGCCGCAACACCTTCGAAATCGCAACGACCGCATGCTTGCTCGCGGTGTAGCTCGCCGAACCCGGCGCCGGTAACAGACCGGCCATCGAAGCGGTGTTCACGATGTGGCCGCTGCCCTGCCGGATCATGAGCGGGTAGACCGCTTGGATGCCGTGCACCACGCCGCGCAGGTTCACGTCGAAGACGTCGTTCCAGTCCTGAAGGGTGTAGGAGTCGATCTCACCGCCGACCCCGATCCCGGCGTTGTTGAACAGGTAGTCGATCCGGCCGCAGCGCTGTACCACCTCGCCCACGGCACCCTCGAACGGCGGATAGTCGCGCACATCGAGTTCGATCGCATGCGCCTTCGCGCCGGCCCGATCCAGCCGTCGCGCCAGGTCCCGCGCAGCCTCGATCTGGCGGTCGGCGATCCATACCTCGGCACCACCCTTGACCAACTCGGCCGACAACGCGGCGCCGATCCCGGACGCGCCGCCGGTCACGAAGGCGACTTTGCCTGAAACGCTCGCAGTCATTCGTGAAGACCAATCGCCGCCGCTACGACGCGACCGTCGCCCGCCTGTCCGCTCGCGACGACGCGTAGACCTCGGCCAGGAACTGCTCGACGGCCACCGCGGTGTGCGCCGCGCGCGCCGATCCGAAGATATCGAAAGCGTGCTGCGCCCAAGGCAATTCGGCATAGACGACGGGTTGGCGGCTCACCTCGCGCAGCCGCGAGGTGAAGCTGCGGGCCTGCTCCACCGGAATCAGCGAGTCGTTGGTGCCGTGCAGCACGAAAAACGGCGGCGCGTCTTCGGAGACATGGGTGATCGGCGAGGCCAGCCGGAACGGTTCGGCGATCTCACCCCGGCTCAGCTTGAACACCCGCTTGCCCAGCATGGCCGGCATCATCGGGTGCACGGCGTCGTCGCGGGTGAAGTCGTAGAAGCCGTAGAACGGTACGGCCGCCTGCACCCGGGTGTCGGCGTCTTCGAAGCCGGTCTGGAACAGGGGGTCGTTCGGGGTGAGTGCGGCCAGGGAAGACAAGTGCCCGCCGGCCGAGCCCCCGGTGATAGCAATCCACTCCGGGTCGCCGCCGTAGGAGGCGATGTTCTCCTTCGTCCACGCGATGGCCCGTTTGACGTCGACGATCTGATCCGGCCAGGTCGACCGCGGGCTCAGCCGGTAGTTCACCGACACACAGATCCAGCCGAGTTCGGCCAGGTGGCTCATCAGCGGATGTGCCTGTCCGCGTTTGTTTCCCACCATCCAGGCACCACCATGAACCTGTAGCAGCACCGGCGCCCGCCCGTCGCGGTCGAGGTCTGGCCGCCGCCAGATGTCGAGATGGTTTCGGGAGCCGAACTCGCCGTAACTGATGTCAGCGTCGTGCGCGTAGTCGCGCCAGATCCGCAGCATGCGCGCCGGTCCCGGTTTCTTCGCGGTCGCACCGCCGGATGCCGGGCGCTTCCACAAGTCCGCGCCGTCGGTGCGGCGGTCCTGACCCAGCCCCTCGTCCAGCGCCGCCGTCAGCGTCTCCTGGGCGTTGTGCCCGGCACGGCGCAGGCCCAGCAGGGCCACCCACGATGCAACAGCCACCGTCCAGCTGAAGACGGTCGTCCGCGGCGACCGTCGAGGAGTTACCGCGGCCAGCGCAGCGACGTGCGCGGCGAGCCCATACAACGGAAGCTCGGAGGCGAGCAGTCCATAACCGAACGCGTAGCCCGCCCCGTAGCCGCGCTTGCTGAACGGACGGTAGCCGTTAACCGCGAAAACCGCCCCTGCCAGAGCCACCAAAACCGCCGCTATTCGCTTCATCGCGCGCCTCCCCGTCGTTGCTCAACCAATCTAACCGCCCACACCGGAGCCCAGCTCACCCGGTTTCCCCGGCCTCCCCGCCCCGCCGGCGTCCCGGGTCTCCGCGGGCTGCTCGACGATCCGGTAGTCCGGGTCGACGATGGTGACGGGCCCGTTACCGCTTTGGCGCGGCTTCCCGGTGAGCCGCAGCAACTGACCCGGTTGCACGTCGGCACCGCCATGACGAAACGAGATGGTGACCTCCCCGGTGTCGTCGGCGACCACGACCTCGCGCAACGTCTGTCCCCGTTTGGTGATGTCCTCGACCTCGCTGACGCGTCCTTCGAAGGTGGCGCGCTGACCGGGGATCAGGCCGGACACCGGAATCAACGACGGTGAGCGGTCAGAGTTGTCGGGATGCGCGTAGGCCTCGGCGCCTCGCGCCTCGTCCCGCGAGACCCACGCTTCGAGCTTGTCGAGCTCGCGGGCCAGCCGCTGCTCGAAGCGCTGCGGGTACGCCTCCTGGACCCGGGACTGCACGTCGTAGGGCACGATCGTCGCGGCCGCGTTCGGCAGCAGGCTGATCGCGCGGGCGATCTTGTCAGCGGTGCGGTCGTGCAGCAGCCGCCCAAGCAGCGGCGCATACGTCCGGCGGGGCAGCAACACCGTCACATTGGTATCTTTGTGCTCTTTGCTCGCCTTGGCGACCAGTAACTGCGCAGCCCGGTTTATCCGCCGGTCCGGGCAGTCCACCACCCGCAGCGGGGTATCCAGATCGAAGCTGTCCCAACGCTTTCGCAGCTGCGCGGCATGCTGCGCATCGACCATGAAGTGCACCGCGGTCAGCTCGTCGGCGCGCAATCCTTTGCCGTACCGCAAGGCTTCGAGCGCCGCGAGGTCAAGCGAATTCACGAAAACGAAGACCTTGTGCCTGGCGTATTTCACCAATTCGGGTCGGTCGGT
The nucleotide sequence above comes from Mycobacterium kiyosense. Encoded proteins:
- a CDS encoding sulfate adenylyltransferase encodes the protein MTTAADTRTDSRQVDELRLLEAEAVHIIREVVAELQRPVLLFSAGKDSIVLLRLAEKAFRPSPLPFPVMHVDTGHNFPEVIEFRDRRVTGAGHKLIVASVQESIDNGRVPDPGPTASRNRAQTRTLLDALEAGGFDAAFGGARRDEERARAKERILSFRDEFGQWDPRAQRPEPWTLYNGRIKKGEQVRVFPLSNWTELDVWRYIELEDLEIPSIYYAHEREVFERDGILLAVSEYAGPQDGETAAVEWVRYRTVGDLTITGAVRSQATDITGVITEISAATVSERGETRADDRTSAAAMEDRKREGYF
- a CDS encoding adenylyl-sulfate kinase, encoding MAVSEKVEKTEKILHPRGVTRQLLRITTAGSVDDGKSTLIGRLMHDTDSLPLDHLEAVTDEEGVADLAALSDGLRAEREQGITIDVAYRFFSTETRSYILADTPGHERYTRNMFTGASNAHVAILLVDARAGVLRQTRRHARIAKLLGIKHFVATVNKIDLIDFDQSGFDRVAEELAQMAARLGDVDITVIPIAAKHGDNVVHRSERTPWYTGPTLLEYLENVELAAPQAEASRLRLPVQWVSRPTDHQRRRYTGRLAAGTLRVGDPVVSLPAGTRSTVTLLDTLDDNRTTGVAPLSVSIELADDIDVGRGDVFVSGADEAVAPVLARELDAHVCWFVDKPLRAGDRLALKQTAKTVRATVQELHSRLDPETLDELDQPVELTLNDIGTVTLRTSSVVVADSYEDNRDTGAFILIDETTNDTVGAGTIIEPREVKPGVQQRTDIRWHPSALDRKHRWTATGQSGATIWFTGLPASGKSTVAVAVERALVESGRVAYLLDGDNLRHGLSDDLGFSPGDRAENIRRVGHLARLLADAGVVALASLVSPLKSDRETARALSEAAKLPFIEVHVATSLAECEKRDPKGLYARARSGELKGLTGVDAPYEAPESPDLVLDTTGADIDELAAQVIRLLDERSPRH
- a CDS encoding short-chain dehydrogenase, whose protein sequence is MTASVSGKVAFVTGGASGIGAALSAELVKGGAEVWIADRQIEAARDLARRLDRAGAKAHAIELDVRDYPPFEGAVGEVVQRCGRIDYLFNNAGIGVGGEIDSYTLQDWNDVFDVNLRGVVHGIQAVYPLMIRQGSGHIVNTASMAGLLPAPGSASYTASKHAVVAISKVLRLEAARHGVRVSVLCPGAVRTPILTMGKYGRFAGVSDEQILKYWEPMRPMAPEEFAARALRAVLRGDGVIIVPSWWKAAWYVDRWSQTVSRQFGRLALKRLRALTPAGDG
- the lipM gene encoding esterase, with translation MKRIAAVLVALAGAVFAVNGYRPFSKRGYGAGYAFGYGLLASELPLYGLAAHVAALAAVTPRRSPRTTVFSWTVAVASWVALLGLRRAGHNAQETLTAALDEGLGQDRRTDGADLWKRPASGGATAKKPGPARMLRIWRDYAHDADISYGEFGSRNHLDIWRRPDLDRDGRAPVLLQVHGGAWMVGNKRGQAHPLMSHLAELGWICVSVNYRLSPRSTWPDQIVDVKRAIAWTKENIASYGGDPEWIAITGGSAGGHLSSLAALTPNDPLFQTGFEDADTRVQAAVPFYGFYDFTRDDAVHPMMPAMLGKRVFKLSRGEIAEPFRLASPITHVSEDAPPFFVLHGTNDSLIPVEQARSFTSRLREVSRQPVVYAELPWAQHAFDIFGSARAAHTAVAVEQFLAEVYASSRADRRATVAS